A portion of the Streptomyces platensis genome contains these proteins:
- a CDS encoding NUDIX domain-containing protein, whose amino-acid sequence MGKVTGPGLLDLASWHGTIEPPHPVRLRVFLEQYVSAGGTPDALAPRGGLTAENWALGWHRMWAMWDLPVGKSEPGEPITETAVRELYEETGLTVKPESLKVAHIIHGAWGVEAPNGFLTVVFVTHEWAGEPENREPRKHSQVRWIDANAVPGNFVDTTSSALHQYLAGGPEVSLDGWK is encoded by the coding sequence ATGGGGAAGGTCACCGGTCCCGGCCTGCTCGACCTCGCCAGCTGGCACGGCACCATCGAGCCCCCGCACCCCGTGCGCCTGCGCGTGTTCCTGGAGCAGTACGTCAGCGCCGGCGGCACCCCCGACGCCCTCGCCCCGCGCGGCGGGCTCACCGCCGAGAACTGGGCCCTGGGCTGGCACCGCATGTGGGCCATGTGGGACCTCCCCGTCGGCAAGAGCGAACCGGGCGAGCCCATCACCGAAACAGCGGTCCGCGAGCTCTACGAGGAGACCGGCCTCACGGTGAAACCCGAGTCCCTCAAGGTCGCCCACATCATCCACGGCGCCTGGGGCGTCGAAGCCCCCAACGGCTTCCTCACCGTCGTCTTCGTCACGCACGAGTGGGCAGGGGAGCCGGAGAACCGCGAACCTCGCAAGCACAGCCAGGTCCGTTGGATCGACGCCAACGCCGTCCCCGGGAACTTCGTAGACACCACCTCCAGCGCACTCCACCAGTACCTGGCCGGAGGCCCCGAAGTCTCCCTCGACGGCTGGAAGTAG
- a CDS encoding class I SAM-dependent methyltransferase: MEWTTRPGQGPGAEILGPDLRGKRLLELGCGPGHNAAHLATLPRALGSARAGGTLIGAHVTGVDLVGLQVRRARSHYGRLNNLTFVAGHALYYLHASDEEFDAIYSVFGAVGLVAPELLLPAIAQRLTPGRVLAFSVPHPQRGGRRPAADDRPRRDHVTLPDRTRLPIARWEFATDCWEKHLSRAGFWLTASQEFHDPRMGHWPTTLLIRARKL, translated from the coding sequence ATGGAGTGGACCACGAGACCCGGGCAAGGGCCCGGCGCCGAGATCCTCGGCCCCGACCTGCGCGGCAAGCGTCTCCTGGAACTCGGCTGCGGCCCCGGTCACAACGCTGCCCACCTCGCCACCCTTCCCCGAGCTCTCGGCTCCGCTCGAGCAGGGGGGACCCTAATCGGCGCCCACGTCACCGGCGTCGATCTGGTCGGCCTCCAGGTCCGCCGCGCCCGCTCCCACTACGGACGGCTGAACAACCTCACCTTCGTCGCCGGACACGCCCTGTACTACTTGCACGCCTCCGACGAGGAGTTCGACGCGATCTACTCCGTCTTCGGCGCCGTCGGGCTCGTCGCCCCCGAACTCCTTCTCCCGGCCATCGCCCAGCGCCTCACGCCCGGCCGGGTGCTCGCTTTCTCCGTCCCCCACCCGCAGCGCGGCGGCCGACGCCCCGCTGCCGACGACCGACCGCGCCGCGACCACGTCACCCTCCCCGACCGGACCCGGCTCCCCATCGCTCGCTGGGAGTTCGCCACCGACTGCTGGGAGAAGCACCTCAGCCGCGCGGGCTTCTGGCTCACCGCGTCCCAGGAGTTCCACGACCCCCGCATGGGCCACTGGCCCACCACCTTGCTGATCCGCGCCCGCAAGCTCTGA
- a CDS encoding HAD domain-containing protein, with protein sequence MRPPYLLLDIDGVLIPFPGADGSIPSTHSRHEVVPTGRSADNPVTVWLDPAHSPMLMDVIRTGLVTPVWCTSWRQDAATLIGPLLGLPPLPHIDLPRPQITTSHPKGYLWKRDHVDAWLGNAPAVWIDDDFTSLDHTWAAERTVKGTATLLVQPDPHLGLQAEHLTEVTTWVSQSPAARASDD encoded by the coding sequence ATGCGTCCGCCCTACCTGCTCCTCGACATCGACGGCGTTCTCATTCCCTTCCCCGGCGCAGACGGCTCGATCCCGTCCACCCACTCCCGCCACGAGGTCGTTCCTACTGGCCGGAGTGCCGACAACCCGGTCACCGTCTGGCTCGACCCCGCCCACAGCCCCATGCTCATGGACGTGATCCGTACCGGCCTGGTCACCCCGGTCTGGTGCACCAGCTGGCGGCAGGACGCCGCCACCCTCATCGGGCCCCTACTGGGCCTCCCGCCTCTGCCGCACATCGACCTGCCGCGTCCGCAGATCACCACCAGCCACCCCAAGGGCTACCTGTGGAAACGCGACCACGTCGACGCATGGCTGGGCAACGCCCCCGCTGTCTGGATCGACGACGACTTCACCAGCCTCGACCACACCTGGGCGGCGGAGCGCACCGTCAAAGGAACGGCGACTCTCCTCGTTCAGCCCGACCCACACCTCGGGCTGCAGGCCGAGCACCTGACAGAGGTCACGACGTGGGTCTCGCAGTCACCCGCGGCCCGTGCGTCTGACGATTGA
- the sodN gene encoding superoxide dismutase, Ni, with amino-acid sequence MLSRLFAPKVKVSAHCDLPCGVYDPAQARIEAESVKAVQEKYQANEDADFRTRAVLIKEQRAELAKHHVSVLWSDYFKPPHFEKYPELHQLVNDTLKALSAAKGSNDPATGQKALDYIAQIDKIFWETKKA; translated from the coding sequence ATGCTTTCGCGCCTGTTCGCCCCCAAGGTGAAGGTCAGCGCCCACTGCGACCTGCCCTGCGGCGTCTACGACCCGGCCCAGGCCCGCATCGAGGCCGAGTCGGTCAAGGCCGTCCAGGAGAAGTACCAGGCCAACGAGGACGCGGACTTCCGCACCCGCGCCGTCCTGATCAAGGAACAGCGCGCCGAGCTGGCCAAGCACCACGTCTCGGTGCTGTGGAGCGACTACTTCAAGCCCCCGCACTTCGAGAAGTACCCGGAGCTGCACCAGCTGGTCAACGACACCCTGAAGGCGCTCAGCGCCGCCAAGGGTTCCAACGACCCGGCGACCGGCCAGAAGGCTCTGGACTACATCGCCCAGATCGACAAGATCTTCTGGGAGACCAAGAAGGCCTGA
- the sodX gene encoding nickel-type superoxide dismutase maturation protease, protein MAERVHEREPERDADAGQERGGLLRAFGLAEVYNPSMVPTLRPGDQLVVRYGAAVRTGDVVVLRHPFRQDLLIVKRAVQRRDGGWWVQGDNPFVENDSREFGVVPDELVIARAWVRVRPPRGIQRSVAGVLSWVVSAVRPVRAARSLSRRLRAR, encoded by the coding sequence ATGGCGGAGCGGGTACACGAGCGCGAGCCCGAGCGGGACGCGGACGCGGGGCAGGAGCGGGGCGGCCTCCTTCGTGCCTTCGGGCTGGCCGAGGTGTACAACCCGTCGATGGTGCCGACGCTCCGGCCCGGGGACCAGCTGGTGGTCCGGTACGGGGCGGCGGTGCGGACCGGTGACGTGGTCGTGCTGCGGCATCCGTTCCGGCAGGATCTGCTGATCGTCAAGCGGGCCGTGCAGCGGCGCGACGGCGGCTGGTGGGTCCAGGGGGACAATCCGTTCGTCGAGAACGACAGCCGCGAATTCGGGGTGGTCCCGGACGAACTGGTCATCGCCCGCGCCTGGGTCCGGGTGCGGCCGCCGCGGGGCATTCAGCGGTCGGTGGCCGGGGTGCTGTCCTGGGTCGTCTCGGCGGTCCGGCCGGTACGGGCCGCGCGCTCGCTCTCCAGGCGCTTGCGGGCGCGGTAG
- a CDS encoding CGNR zinc finger domain-containing protein: MELAYYSDYAVRLVNTEQPERGTDTLTSVEVVRELFGPAQQAARRATESDVTRLRTVRARLRAVFEAADAGDEVLAVDLLNALMMEFPVSPQISGHEFRNDNGRPDWHMHIADHAANATAGFTATACMGLAFHLTELGVDRLGICEARPCRNVYLDTSTNRSRRYCSDRCATRANVAAYRARKRLESERAARTGRTAETTQDSTPATDR; encoded by the coding sequence GTGGAACTGGCCTATTACTCGGACTATGCCGTGCGACTGGTCAACACCGAACAGCCCGAGCGCGGCACCGACACCCTCACCTCGGTCGAGGTCGTCCGGGAGCTCTTCGGCCCGGCCCAGCAGGCCGCCCGGCGCGCGACCGAAAGCGACGTCACCAGGCTGCGCACGGTCCGCGCCCGGCTGCGCGCCGTCTTCGAGGCCGCCGACGCCGGTGACGAGGTGCTGGCCGTGGACCTCCTCAACGCCCTGATGATGGAGTTCCCCGTCAGCCCGCAGATCTCCGGCCATGAGTTCCGGAACGACAACGGCCGCCCCGACTGGCACATGCACATCGCCGACCACGCCGCCAACGCGACCGCCGGCTTCACCGCGACCGCCTGTATGGGGCTGGCCTTCCACCTCACCGAGCTCGGTGTGGACCGGCTGGGCATCTGTGAGGCGCGGCCGTGCCGCAACGTCTACCTGGACACCTCGACCAACCGCTCCCGGCGCTACTGCTCCGACCGCTGCGCCACCCGCGCCAATGTCGCCGCCTACCGCGCCCGCAAGCGCCTGGAGAGCGAGCGCGCGGCCCGTACCGGCCGGACCGCCGAGACGACCCAGGACAGCACCCCGGCCACCGACCGCTGA
- a CDS encoding class I SAM-dependent methyltransferase, with protein sequence MTETVVGADWQAWQNSWDRQQEWYLPDREERFRVMLDMVEALVGPAPRVLDLACGTGSISDRLLKRFPEARSVGVDLDPALLAIAEGYFEGEPRVRFVRADLKDPRWTEKLPHDTYDAVLTATALHWLHTEDLRALYGQLGTLVRDGGVFMNADHMPDEGTPRINAAERVFRHARMDAAQAAGAVGWAEWWQLAAADPRLAAPTAERFEIYGEHADGDTPSAAWHAAVLRDAGFAEARPVWASPTDALVLGLK encoded by the coding sequence ATGACCGAGACCGTCGTCGGCGCCGATTGGCAAGCCTGGCAGAACAGTTGGGACCGCCAGCAGGAGTGGTACCTCCCCGACCGCGAGGAGCGGTTCCGGGTGATGCTGGACATGGTCGAGGCCCTGGTGGGCCCCGCGCCCCGGGTACTGGATCTGGCATGCGGCACGGGCAGTATCTCCGACCGGCTGCTGAAGCGTTTCCCCGAGGCCCGGAGTGTGGGCGTCGATCTGGATCCCGCGCTGCTGGCCATCGCGGAAGGGTACTTCGAAGGCGAGCCCCGGGTCCGCTTCGTGCGGGCCGATCTCAAGGACCCCCGGTGGACCGAGAAGCTGCCGCACGACACCTACGACGCGGTGCTCACCGCCACCGCGCTGCACTGGCTGCACACCGAGGATCTGCGCGCGCTCTACGGGCAGCTCGGCACGCTGGTGCGGGACGGCGGCGTTTTCATGAACGCCGACCACATGCCCGACGAGGGCACCCCGCGGATCAACGCCGCCGAGCGGGTCTTCCGGCATGCGCGGATGGACGCGGCGCAGGCGGCCGGCGCCGTCGGCTGGGCCGAGTGGTGGCAGCTGGCGGCCGCCGATCCGCGGCTGGCCGCGCCGACCGCCGAGCGCTTCGAGATCTACGGCGAGCACGCGGACGGCGACACCCCGTCGGCCGCGTGGCACGCCGCCGTGCTGCGCGACGCGGGCTTCGCGGAGGCCCGGCCGGTATGGGCCTCGCCCACCGACGCCCTGGTGCTGGGCCTGAAGTAG
- a CDS encoding amino acid ABC transporter ATP-binding protein translates to MVKAEGVHKSFGAAHILKGIDLEVAPREVFCLIGPSGSGKSTFLRCINHLEKVNAGRLSVDGELVGYREHNGKLYELRDKEVAARRRDIGMVFQRFNLFPHMTAVENIMEAPIQVKGESKSAARERAVKLLDRVGLSDKAGNYPSQLSGGQQQRVAIARALAMEPKLMLFDEPTSALDPELVGDVLDVMKDLAADGMTMIVVTHEMGFAREVGDSLVFMDDGVVVESGHPREVLGNPQHERTKSFLSKVL, encoded by the coding sequence ATGGTCAAGGCCGAGGGCGTCCACAAGTCCTTCGGCGCGGCCCACATCCTCAAGGGCATCGATCTGGAGGTGGCGCCGCGGGAGGTCTTCTGCCTGATCGGCCCGTCCGGCTCCGGCAAGTCGACGTTCCTGCGCTGCATCAACCACCTGGAGAAGGTCAACGCCGGGCGACTGTCCGTCGACGGTGAACTGGTCGGCTACCGCGAGCACAACGGCAAGCTCTACGAGCTGCGCGACAAGGAGGTCGCCGCCCGCCGCCGGGACATCGGCATGGTCTTCCAGCGCTTCAACCTCTTCCCGCACATGACCGCGGTGGAGAACATCATGGAGGCGCCGATCCAGGTCAAGGGCGAGTCGAAGTCCGCCGCCCGGGAACGGGCGGTCAAGCTCCTGGACCGCGTCGGCCTGTCCGACAAGGCGGGGAACTACCCCTCGCAGCTCTCCGGCGGCCAGCAGCAGCGCGTCGCCATCGCCCGTGCGCTGGCGATGGAGCCGAAGCTGATGCTCTTCGACGAGCCGACCTCGGCCCTCGACCCGGAGCTGGTCGGTGACGTCCTGGACGTCATGAAGGACCTGGCCGCGGACGGTATGACGATGATCGTCGTGACCCATGAGATGGGCTTCGCCCGGGAGGTCGGCGACTCGCTGGTCTTCATGGACGACGGTGTGGTGGTCGAATCCGGCCACCCGCGCGAGGTCCTCGGCAACCCGCAGCACGAGCGGACGAAGTCGTTCCTGTCGAAGGTGCTGTAG
- a CDS encoding amino acid ABC transporter permease, which translates to MSVDVDKSAQPPADAPPPQSLKAIPVRHYGRWVAAIVVIGLIALLGRAFATADVNWDAIPQYMFNADILKGLRNTLLITVLSMIIGIVGGVILAVMRQSKNPVTSTVAWFYVWFFRGTPVYVQLFLWFNLGLVFQYIDIMPIYKDEWSDFMTPFLCALLGLGLNEAAYMAEICRAGLNAVDEGQTEAAHALGMSHAKTLRRIIVPQAMRVIVPPTGNEVINMLKTSSLVIAVQYYDLLQAAQNVGRDSGVVVEMLILAAAWYLIATTVLSIGQYYLERYYARGSSRQLPLTPLQRAKAKLSGGFNRSAGGAA; encoded by the coding sequence GTGTCAGTTGACGTCGACAAGTCGGCCCAGCCGCCGGCAGATGCTCCGCCGCCCCAGTCCCTCAAAGCCATCCCCGTACGCCATTACGGACGCTGGGTGGCGGCGATCGTCGTCATCGGGCTGATCGCTCTGCTCGGCAGGGCCTTCGCCACCGCGGACGTCAACTGGGACGCCATTCCCCAGTACATGTTCAACGCGGACATCCTCAAGGGTCTGCGGAACACCCTGCTGATCACCGTGCTCTCGATGATCATCGGCATCGTGGGCGGCGTCATCCTGGCCGTGATGCGCCAGTCCAAGAACCCGGTCACCTCGACCGTCGCCTGGTTCTACGTCTGGTTCTTCCGCGGCACCCCGGTCTACGTCCAGCTGTTCCTCTGGTTCAACCTGGGCCTCGTCTTCCAGTACATCGACATCATGCCGATCTACAAGGACGAGTGGTCGGACTTCATGACCCCGTTCCTGTGCGCGCTGCTGGGCCTCGGCCTCAACGAGGCGGCGTACATGGCGGAGATCTGCCGGGCCGGCCTCAACGCCGTCGACGAGGGCCAGACCGAGGCGGCGCACGCGCTGGGCATGAGCCACGCCAAGACGCTGCGCCGGATCATCGTGCCGCAGGCGATGCGGGTGATCGTGCCGCCGACCGGCAACGAGGTCATCAACATGCTGAAGACCTCCTCGCTGGTCATCGCGGTCCAGTACTACGACCTGCTCCAGGCCGCCCAGAACGTCGGCCGGGACTCCGGCGTCGTGGTGGAGATGCTGATCCTCGCCGCCGCCTGGTACCTGATCGCGACGACGGTGCTGAGCATCGGCCAGTACTACCTGGAGCGCTACTACGCCCGCGGCTCCAGCCGGCAGCTCCCGCTCACTCCGCTCCAGCGCGCCAAGGCGAAGCTGTCCGGCGGCTTCAACCGCTCCGCCGGAGGTGCGGCATGA
- a CDS encoding ABC transporter substrate-binding protein translates to MTASTTRRTAAGRSRTAVAAATAVAASLLLLSACGDQTNEAIAKREAKKSRNVNAPLFKTLPKDVQEKGFLQVGSDITYKPVEFRSNGRIEGIDPDLAAAMSKELGIKLNFNNATFDTLMGGLKSKRYDIAMSAMTDTKERQEGIDSNTGKKIGKGVDFIDYLNVGVSLYTRKGKTNGVDGWETLCGKKIAVQRGTVSHDLAKDKSKACESNDSEPIAIEAFDNDSEAQTRLRTGGVDAVSSDYPVAAYAVKVSGHGKDFQMVGGAPLKAAPYGIAIPKGQEKLRDALKAAVEGAIKNGSYAKVLDKWDVKDAAVKKVQLNGG, encoded by the coding sequence ATGACCGCAAGCACCACACGTCGCACGGCCGCCGGCAGGTCTCGCACAGCCGTGGCCGCAGCGACCGCGGTCGCCGCCTCGCTGCTGTTGCTCAGCGCCTGCGGCGACCAGACGAATGAGGCCATCGCCAAGCGTGAGGCGAAGAAGAGCCGCAACGTCAATGCCCCGCTGTTCAAGACGCTGCCCAAGGACGTCCAGGAAAAGGGCTTCCTCCAGGTCGGCTCGGACATCACCTACAAGCCGGTGGAGTTCCGCTCCAACGGCAGGATCGAGGGCATCGACCCGGATCTCGCGGCGGCGATGAGCAAGGAGCTGGGCATCAAGCTCAACTTCAACAACGCCACCTTCGACACCCTCATGGGCGGTCTGAAGTCCAAGCGCTACGACATCGCGATGTCGGCGATGACGGACACCAAGGAGCGCCAGGAGGGCATCGACAGCAACACCGGCAAGAAGATCGGCAAGGGCGTCGACTTCATCGACTACCTCAACGTCGGTGTCTCGCTCTACACCCGCAAGGGCAAGACCAACGGCGTCGACGGCTGGGAAACGCTGTGCGGCAAGAAGATCGCGGTGCAGCGCGGCACGGTCTCGCACGACCTGGCCAAGGACAAGTCGAAGGCCTGTGAGTCCAACGACTCGGAGCCGATCGCCATCGAGGCGTTCGACAACGACTCCGAGGCCCAGACCCGGCTGCGTACCGGCGGCGTGGACGCCGTCTCCAGCGACTACCCGGTCGCGGCGTACGCGGTGAAGGTCTCCGGCCACGGCAAGGACTTCCAGATGGTCGGCGGCGCGCCGCTGAAGGCGGCCCCGTACGGCATCGCGATCCCCAAGGGCCAGGAAAAGCTGCGGGACGCGCTGAAGGCCGCCGTGGAAGGCGCGATCAAGAACGGCTCGTACGCCAAGGTCCTGGACAAGTGGGACGTCAAGGACGCCGCGGTCAAGAAGGTGCAGCTCAATGGCGGCTGA